A window from Drosophila miranda strain MSH22 chromosome Y unlocalized genomic scaffold, D.miranda_PacBio2.1 Contig_Y2_pilon, whole genome shotgun sequence encodes these proteins:
- the LOC117193662 gene encoding LOW QUALITY PROTEIN: sestrin homolog (The sequence of the model RefSeq protein was modified relative to this genomic sequence to represent the inferred CDS: inserted 1 base in 1 codon; substituted 4 bases at 4 genomic stop codons) — translation MSYAVDYFADMGQISQDCSSAAASTDFDMDDVDDLDQVTQVIGYHPHFHDHFLRTQNFIMKGDGPLPNDYRYYLAIIAAARHQCPYLVKRYEKEFINQGGSREWLRGLDHIPYKLRAIYDINKILAHRPWLLRKEHIELLTKXINSWSLSEVVHAMVLLSHFHSLSSFVFSCXLTQKLDGLSSPKLKSAPATLGEQLTANGCLPLSGNXSAXIAATAQQLPXQHGISVEALMERMKVLSQNQDECSEAELSSRFKNVEMQTAELAAVTPGLAVALPHNFSHYVDDANFIYQDFARRGAENVNTFRIRDYSWEDHGYSLVDGLYNDVGTYLDEKFRSAYNLTYCTMGGIKNVDTSKFRRAIWNYIQCIYGIRHDDYDYGEVNQLLVRPLKMFIKTACCFPERITTKDYDSVLVELQDSEKVHVNLMIMEARNQAELLYSLREIMRYMT, via the exons TGTTCCTCAGCAGCCGCAAGCACAGACTTTGACATGGATGATGTCGACGATTTGGATCAAGTGACGCAGGTGATCGGCTACCATCCGCACTTTCACGATCACTTTCTCCGCACCCAGAACTTCATCATGAAGGGCGACGGACCCCTGCCCAACGACTACAGATACTATCTGGCCATAATT GCTGCTGCCCGACACCAGTGTCCGTATTTGGTGAAGCGCTACGAGAAGGAGTTCATCAATCAGGGCGGGAGCAGAGAGTGGCTGCGCGGGCTGGACCACATCCCCTACAAACTACGTGCCATATAcgatataaataaaatattagcCCATCGTCCCTGGCTGTTGCGCAAGGAGCACATTGAG CTTTTGACAAAGTGAATAAATAGCTGGTCCCTGTCGGAGGTGGTGCACGCGATGGTCCTGCTATCGCATTTCCATTCACTGTCTTCATTTGTGTTCTCCT GCCTCACACAAAAGCTAGATGGCCTGTCTAGTCCCAAACTGAAAAGTGCTCCTGCCACGTTGGGTGAGCAATTAACGGCCAATGGCTGCCTCCCACTCAGTGGAAACTAATCCGCTTGAATTGCAGCAACGGCCCAGCAACTGCCCTAGCAGCACGGCATCAGTGTGGAGGCCCTGATGGAGCGAATGAAGGTGCTCTCCCAGAACCAGGACGAGTGCAGCGAGGCGGAGCTGAGCAGCCGATTCAAGAACGTGGAGATGCAGACCGCCGAACTGGCGGCCGTGACGCCGGGCTTGGCGGTGGCCTTGCCCCACAATTTCTCTCACTATGTGGACGATGCTAATTTCATTTACCAGGACTTTGCCCGTCGCGGAGCGGAGAATGTGAACACGTTTCGCATACGGGACTACTCCTGGGAGGATCACGGCTACTCGCTTGTGGATGG GTTGTACAACGACGTGGGCACTTATTTGGATGAGAAGTTCCGCTCGGCCTACAACCTCACGTACTGCACCATGGGTGGGATCAAGAATGTGGACACCTCAAAGTTCCGACGGGCCATCTGGAACTATATACAGTGCATATACGGCATCCGTCACGACGACTACGACTATGGGGAAGTGAATCAG CTGCTTGTCCGACCGCTGAAAATGTTCATAAAGACAGCCTGTTGCTTTCCCGAGCGTATTACCACCAAGGATTATGATAGTGTGCTTGTCGAGCTGCAGGACAGTGAAAAG GTTCATGTGAATCTAATGATAATGGAAGCCCGCAATCAGGCCGAGTTACTCTATTCTCTGCGCGAGATAATGCGCTATATGACTTGA